The following is a genomic window from Massilia sp. 9096.
TTGCGCTACCCATCCGGACGTGGCACCAGGTCAGTACGTGGCGATCGCGATCAGCGACACCGGCAGTGGCATGTCACCGGAGGTGATCCACCAAGCGTTCGAACCGTTTTTCTCGACCAAGGCCGAAGGGAAGGGGACAGGTCTCGGCCTGTCGATGGTGTACGGCCTGGTCAAACAGTCCGGCGGCCATATCAAGATCTACAGCGAAGTCGGAGAGGGCACGACCATCAAGCTTTACCTGCCACGCACGCTTGAGGCGGAAGACAATTATGTCTCGCTCGACACGCAACCGGTAGTCGGAGGCAGCGAAACGGTGCTTGTCGTCGAGGACGATGAAGCGGTGCGCGTAACCGTGGTCGATATGCTAACCGAGCTAGGTTATCGCGTGCTCAAGGCGCCGGACGCCAGCGCTGCGCTGACCGTGGTCGACAGTGGCGTACCAATCGACCTGCTGTTTACCGACGTCGTCATGCCTGGTCCGCTGCGCAGCCCAGAGCTGGCGCGTAAGGCGAAGGAACGGCTGCCGGAACTGGCTGTGCTATTTACTTCCGGTTATACCGAGAACGCGATCGTACACGGGGGACGCCTCGATCGGGGCGTCGAATTGATCGGCAAGCCTTACACGAAGGAAAGCTTGGCGCGCAAGATCCGCCATGTGTTGGGTAATGAAAAGCAGAAGCGGATCGGCAAGCCGCCTAAACCTTCGTCTCACGACGTAGTTGCGCAAGCGGCTGTGCTCGTGCCAGCTTCTGTGGCCACGGCCCTGCGCGTGCTTTTGGTCGAAGACGAAGAAGCCATCCGTGAAAATACGCGCGACATGATCGAATTCCTGGGCTACCAAGTTGTCGCGGTGGCAAGCGCTGAAGAAGCGATGCGGCATTTGTCACGCGAGGTCCATATCCTGATGACCGACAAGCAACTGCCGGGCATTCAGGGGGAGGATTTGGCGCAGTTCGCGAAGGCTCGGTTTCCACAGATTCGGGTAGTGGTTGCGAGTGGCTTTGGCAGCGCCATCAACGTCGCAGGCGCAAGCGCGTTGGCCAAACCCTATACGCTAGACACGTTGCGCGCGACGCTGGCATCTTTGGGTTCCGAAACGGCTTAACACAGCGTGGAAGTCAGGCCAACGACGTTGGCATCGCAACCGAGCCGCTGCCGAACATCTTCGGTCTGTTCACGCAAGCTGAAGGCACGCTCGACCGCGCCAATGGAGGTCTCGGCATTAGTCTTGCCTTGGTTGAAACTATCGTCGGTCTATATGGCAGTGAGATCTCGACGTACCGCGCAGGAATGATTGTGGACGCTAAATTAACACTAACACTTCCGCTATGAGACAGCGTGACTAGCGATCAAAACGACGAAAACAGCCTACACGGACGCTGAGCATTACTGATGTATGCTAGCTTAGAATTATGTCGGTAAAGCAACGCTAGGTGAATCTTTTAACGGACGACAATCGACGGGGATGTCGATACAGAAAGTAGTTCCCCGCTCAACACTACTATCCACGGCAATACTTCCTCCATGACTTTCAGCAACTGCACGAACGTATGGCAGACCAATACCCCAGCCTTCCTCGTTTCGCTTCGTAGCATCTGCTCTACGGTACATTTGAAAGATGTCTTCTTGCTCATCTGGAGGGATGGGTTGACCTACGTTGTGCACCGTGAGTAAGAGCCGCTGGTGTGCCTCGTTGATCTTGATCGTTATCGAAGTACCCGAAGTTCGATACTTGATGGCATTGCCAATTATGTTCTCGATAGCACGCTTGAGCGCGGCTCGGTCCCACCACCCTGTGACAGGTGTTGTACCGCTCTGAATATGCAGTCCCTCCTTAACTATTTTTTCGCCTTGGACTTCCTTCACAACATCTAAAACTTCAAAATTTGATAATTGTAGCGAAAGTGAAGAACCACTATGAAAGCTCATCGTGTCGAGCAGTTCATGAATCATGCCATCGATGCGCATAAGGTTCTTCTGTGCCTTGCGCACCATGTTTTTTACCTCGACCGGATCATCTGTGACAGCAATGAAGTCAAGCACCATCATAGCGGCCGTCAGCGGGTTTCTCAGGTCATGTGCCAACGCAGCAGCAAAGCGCTCACGTAATGCACTCCCCACCAATGAGAATGCCTGCACTGCATCCTTGATCGCTCCATCCAGCGATTCATTGATTATGAGCACCTCTAACGGTTCTAATTGAACACCTTCCCGATATAGAACGTCGAAAATCACCCATCGGAAGATTTGATACTCGCTTATCAAGGCCTGTTGGTCATACTCAGTAATACGTGCTCGTTCGCCACCATGCTCTGCAGCAATCGATGTCCCTGCAGCAGCGGTCAACCGAGGATAAGTCGGAGTGATAGCCTCAGCAATGTTGTCATAATAAGCTGGCAAAGTATTGATGAGGATGGGGTGCATGAGAGCTTGTGCCTGCGGAAGTGCAGCGCGAACCCGTTTCTCCCACTCCGCGAAAACTGCTTCGCGAAGCTCTAGCATACGCGTAGAGGTAGCTGACAGTCCGTGTATGCTAATTTTTGATCGCTTGCATATGTCATGATGCAGCCCGTTAATCGATTGCTACCTCAGGTCTTTGTGCGGTTATTCACACTGCCTACGATGATTCTTGTCAGATACAGTGCTAATCGGTCTGTTATCTAGCAAACGAGCGCTTTCGGTTGTTGCACCCTGTGGCGAACAGCGCTCCCAACTGTTGACAACGGTCATGAGAGCGACGCCAAGCAGCGAAAGTTTAGACTTCTATTGAAACCTAACCGAACTTTATTTCTTTATTGTTGAGTTTCAGGGATGCACACTTACAGACGATAAGGAAAGTCTCCTACGGCAAAAACACGGCGCGTGTTCGATAATTGGGTTTATATAAATCATATTGCGTTTCGCCACGCTTGTTTGGCTTCATGACGAAAAATCTTCACAACAATCGAGTGCCTTCGAGCAGTATCTCGCCTTCGTGGCCTGAAGACCACGGTTGGGCTGTTGACCAAATGCCTCTGCCTGCCTTCCTTTGTGACCGGCACGGCGCCGTATTGAAGTGGAACGCTTTAATGGTTGATTTGTGGCGCTCCACGCCTAATCCTGACGAGCCGGGACGTTGGCACGGTTGGGAACAGTTACTGGACGCGGACGGTAATCTTTTGAGCGAGAATCCCGTTGCACGCGCTGTAAAACGCGCCGCGCCTGTGTCAATGGACGTTATAGCCCAGGCTCGTGGAGAGGGCGCGATTCGAGCCACTGTTTTTAGCCGCCCTGTACGGGACGGGAGCGGAGAAGTGGTGGGCGCACTCTGTGCAGTGTCAGTTTCCGGCCCAGCCGACTCAAGCCATGCCAAGGAACGAGCCGCTTTTTTATCGATTCTCTCGCATGAACTGCGCAATCCGCTCTCGCCAATCATAAGCGCCGCCGCCGTGTTGCGCAAAACGACTTCCGATCCGGCGGTTGCCAAAATGGTTGACATCGTTGACCGGCAGGCCAAGCAGCTCGCTCGCTTCGTTACCGATTTGTTGGACGCCTCACGCCTTCACCGTGCGGAGGAGGTACCTTGTGAATTGTGCGAAACTCAATTGAGCGCGGTGCTCGACGCTGCGCTGGATCCGTTAGGGCCGATATTGAAATCTCGAGGCCAGACACTCTCGGAGAATGTTGTTGACCGCTTCGCTAAACTTCGCTGTGACCCCTCGCGGGTGGCGCAAGCGCTTAGCAACATCCTGCGCAACGCAAGTTTTCATTCTCCAGACGGCGCCGAGATCACGCTAAAGGTCTATTCAGACGGTGACAAACTCATGCTTGTCGTCGACGACCACGGCGCGGGCATCAACGCTGAATTGGCCAAGCGCGCCGCGGAACCATTCGTCCAAGGTGCTCCGCCGGTAGGAAGAGCGCCTTCGGGAGCAGGACTGGGATTAGCAATCGCTCGCAGCGTTTGCTTGGCACATGGGGGCGTAATGACCCTGAATGATGGCACAAATGGCTGCGGCGCCCATGTCGAACTCGTGCTTCCGATAATGGCGAGCTCGACCTGACAATTAGATAGCGCCCGTATGGAAACGCCTGCGCTCAGGATCAATTTCTTAAATAATTGCAATGTAAGGTGCCACTGTGTCGGGCAACGTGCAACTCAGCCTGTCAATAATTGCGACGATTTTGGGTTCGGTAGCTGTTACTTGCTTACATGAACATCGAAATAGTAGCGAATCATTTTTAGACTTCCCTCCCTGCGTTATTCTGCTTTATTGCCTGGTCAATCACGCGGCTTAGCTCAGGCAATCCTGCAGGCTTAGTAAGATGAGAATCGAAACCTGCCTCCTTAGCGCGGCTACGGTCGAGTTCGCCGCCCCAGCCAGTCAGGGCCACCAGCACAATGTCGTCAAGTCCAGGCGTCATCCTAACTTTCCTTGCCACCTCGTAACCGTTGAGCCCAGGCATTCCGATGTCAAGGATGGCGATGTCCGGCTTGGAAGCGACGATTTGATTCACGGCCTCCAGACCATCATTCACAGTCTTGGTCTCGTGTCCCGACATTTTCAGCAGGTCGCTCAGTAACTCCGCCGCATCGACGTTATCGTCTGCCACCAGCACGCGTAAGCCGATATGCGTGGGCAGGCGGGGCGAGCCGTACGAGGCATTGCCCGACACTTCGCTGCTGGCCCCCGACGAAGCAGGTAAACTGACAATGAATGTCGCCCCCTTGTCGATCCCGGGGCTGCTAACAGCGATAGTCCCGCCGTGCATTTCGACCAAGCTGCGCACTAACGACAAACCAATACCCAATCCGCCCTGGGCACGTCCCATGTTCCTAGAAACCTGACTGAACATGTCAAACACATGGGTTTGTTCGTCCAAGGCAATACCCATACCTGTGTCGACGACAGTAACGACCGCCGTGTCTCCTTCTCGTTCAGCCGATAGTGTGATGCGGCCACCGCTTGGCGTATATTTGACTGCGTTGCTCAATAGATTGCTAAATACCTGTGCCAACCGCGTACTATCGGCGTCGATGACAATCGTTTCGTTAGGTAGATGCACTTGTAGTTCATGACGCGCCGCTTCAATTGAAGGCGACGCCGTTTCAACGGCATTGGCAAGCAGACAGTTAAGGTCGACTCGTTCGTTTTTCAGGACGATCTTGCCGCTGTTAATCCGGGAAAGATCCATCAAGTCATCGATCAGGTGAACGATCTGCCTCATTTGCCGGTCCATCATGTCGAGCACTTTAGCCCCGTTCATCATGGGTTTCCCGCTCATGCGCATCAAGTCGAGGCCGGTACGCATCGGTGCCAAGGGATTGCGCAGCTCGTGCGCTAGAGTAGCCAAGAATTCTGTCTTGTGCCGGTTGGTTTCGGACAGGTCAGCGGCTAGTTCACGAAGGTGGTCCTGCGCCGCGGTCTTGGCCGTAATGTCCGTAAACAGGATAGCGATACGGCGCTCTCCTGATTCGCCCATCGGGGTCGCATACACATCCCACCAATATCCCATGGCCGCCGAATGTTCAGTGAATCTGGCAGGCTCCCTTGTCAAGGCAACTCTGCCATAGACGTCGATCCAGCGCGATTCGATGTCAGGAACCATTTCGCGAATTGTCTTGCCGGCGGCGTTAGCCAACCCGGACTGCTGTTCGAAAGCGGGATTGACCTCCTCGAACCGGTAATCGATCGGCACACCTTGCGCATCGACTAGGACCTGCACGATGGCGAAGGCTTCGTCCATCGATGTGATGAGGGTACGGTAACGCTCTTGGGCGATACGCAGTTCCGCCTCGGCAACTTTTTGGGGCGTGATATCGAGCAGTACACCTGCAACAGCTATCGGACGATCCGCGTCGTCGGTTTCGACGCGACCGCGTGCACTGACCCAGCGAGTTCCGTCCTCCCGCGCGAGCCGGAAATTCGTTCGGTAAGGCTCGCCTGTGTCGACGGCATGCTGCAGCTGCCTCGCAACGTCTACCGCATCGTCTGGATGAATGGCATCAGTGTATAAAGTCATAGGCGCGTCGACGATCGTTTCGTAGGGAACGCCAAAGAGCTGCGCGAGATTGCGGTCGCCGATGAGGCGGTCCGTTTTTAGATTCCAGATCCATGTCGCCACTTCACCCGCGGCCAAGGTTGCTGCCAAACGGAGGCGGGCGTCTTCGATGGTGTTTTCAAGATCCTTACGCAAGGTGATATCAGCGGCAGTACCGATGAGGACAACCTTGCCTTCTACATTCTCGGGCTGTACCACGCCAGCCAGCTCCACCCAACGGTCGGTCGGCTCGCCAAAACGGCGATAGCGACCGATGAAATGAAAACGCTTGCCTTGGTGAACGCTGTCGTCCATCGCTTGCGTAAATTTTTCGATGTCATCCGGGTGGAGACTGTCCGCCATGAGCGCAGCGCCGTTCAAGGCCGGGCTATTCGGTGGGATACCGAAGATGTCGTACATCCTCGCATTTTCCCAAGAGCCGATATCGTTTGTGATGTCCCATGTCCAGATGCCCAGCTGCGCAGCTTCTGTCGCAACCTGCAACTGCAGCTGCGCCTGTCGCATACGCGCTTCGGAGGCTTGGGCCGACATCCGCTTACCGTATTCGAGCACCGTATTAGCACGCGCGGCTTCAACATCGAGAAGCGGTGTGACATCGTGCATCGAAATGACCGCACCCAAGATCGCACCGCCGCTATCTTTCAAAGGCCGGCCGCTGACCTCAAAATGATGACGCATACCGTCTGGACGTTTGACAACGATCTTGGCATCGTCAACACGTTCTCCCATCAGCGCCCGGTAAAGGGGAATTTCGTCGATCGGCAGGCGCGAAATGCCATCCGGACGGTAAAGATTGTATTGCTCGGCCCATTGCTCGAAGTGCAGGGGCGCTTCGTCGAGTCCATGGATGCTACGCGCGGTCTCATTGAAGAACGTCAACTTGCCCTCACGATCGCAAGCAATGATCCCACTGTCCACACTCTCAAGGACGGCGGCCAGGAAAGAGCGCTGCTCGTTCGTTGAACTGCTCCCCTCGCTCGGCAATTGCTCGTCAAGGGCATAGGCCTGCCGCATGATTTTGCCGAAACCAAGCAAAGCCTGACTATTTTCATCGACGATTTTGTGAACCGTCCCATCGCAAAAAATGGAAGAGCCATCTTTGCGCTTATGCCACCTGACGTCGGTAGAGTCGCCCAGTGCAAGTGCGGTATTCAACTCGTCCTTTGGTGCACCGGTCTCCCGATCTTCATCCGTGAAAATCATCGCCAGCGGCTGCCCAAGGGCTTCATCTGCCGACCAGCCGAGCAATTTCTCTGCGCCTGGGGACCACTCGACGATGGAGCCGTCACGATCGAGCATGATCATAGCCTGTTCGATTGCATTGTTGAAAAGCAGTCGAAGGCGTTTGTCAGAAGAAATTTGTTGCATGTCAAACAGATACAAGTAAAGACCGACAGCGCACACCGGCCGGATAACGGAATATTTTATATTCTTACAACATTTAGAGGATGATCACCGCGTGCATGCTGACGACGCTAGCGACATGCATTGATGCTGGCCGACGGCGACCTATCATTACGCCAACAGCGTGATAGCTCATGACGGATCACCAGTAGCGCTAAGGCAAGAGGGAAAATCGTCGATTTAGACAATTATACAGTTAAATGCCGTTCCTTAACGCAAGGATTTGACGATTTTGTTGCTAAACAAACATAATGACAACAACATCAAGTAATGTCCAATAAGCACTAAAAGCGACGTTTCATTACTCAACAATCATTTCTGTAGAGCTCGCGTAAGACATGCGCCTAAGTCTTTTTTTTCGAACATGACTGCGCATCACTATATTGGCCAGAAATAACAAGCTAGTCTACAGCTCAGGTAGTGCTTTTTCTAGCTGCGAAAGCCAATCCCGTCCGCGAGGGGTTATATGCCAAGCTGGGCTTGACTGCTCGACCACGACAACAAAATGGTGTTTCGTAAGCCATTGAACGACATCAGCTGAATCTAGGGGTTGCCGCCCTTCCTGCAGAGCTAGTAAAAATTGTTCGCATTCCCACTGAAATAAGAATTGTCTTCCTTTTTCGGTCAGCCAGATTTCTTCTTGCCTAAGGCTGATCAAGGCTCTGTCGAGCAAGATTTTGTTGCAACCTTGCAAGTTCACATCGGGCGCACTACCTTCGGTAGCTCTGACAAGAATTTTGACTAGTTCACTCTTATGAATCATAGAACAAAGTGTTGAAAGTGGCCGAGCCAGACTCGTGTATGACGTTGCTGAGTTGACATCGACCAACTCATGAGACGAGAGTTTGGCGCAGAGTAGATTTTACAACACATGGGTACTGATCCGGCGTTAATCTCGGCAGTGCAGACCATGGCTGAAAATTTACTTCAAGGCAGTGGAAGCTATTCAGTATCTTGCAGTGTCCGATACAAGCCACTCATCTCGGTATTTCAAAATTGCTAAACCTTCATTACACTGCTTTTTTTGATGCTCTGACTAATTAGTTCAGCACTTTGATCGATAGAAAAGGAAGTGTGAATGTCAGCTATTGACTGCTTATACCAGGATCGCGCTAATCGTCCAACACTCACATAAATAAGAAACTTTGTTGCTGCAATATCATCATAATGGTGAAGTGCATGATTAATTTCAAATGCGTCGCCCATAGCTTACGATATTCCTGTACCCTCATCTTCGATGACTAGACCTCTTGGCGGCAAGTACGAGCTTCGACACTTAGTTGATTGATGCAGTACAGATGAAAAGAGGTCAACATGGTGGATTTACCGAATGGTTCGTCACAAAAAGAATTGGAAAATGCTTTTTTGCAAGTAATTTTGAGCGATACGCAGGAGTTTGGCGTTCTCTTTTACAACGAAGATCTGTCTATTACTGGCTGGAACAACGGCGCACAATTTATAACAGGATGGGCTGCAGATGAGGTTATCGGACAGCCGACCGGGATGCTTTTCCTTCCAGAGGATAGGCAGAATAAACTGGATGTGCACGAGGCTCAACTAGCCCGTGTCGTCGGGGCTGCACAAGACGAACGCTGGCATATACGCAAGGACAGTGCGCGCTACTGGTCAAGTGGCGTAAGCCTGCCACTCAGCGGAACCGATGGACAGCCGAATGGTTTTGTAAAGGTTTTCCGCGATGCTACGCACTTGCGGACGCGCACACAATATCTCGAAAATCTTGTGCAAGAGGCCGATGTTCAGATGAGCGAAAAGAATGTGTTCATCGGTACAATCGCGCACGAGATGCGCAATCCGCTGTCGCCCCTGAAAAGTGCGGTCGAGCTTATAAAGCGCTCGGCGGGCGACAATGCAGGACATCTGCACTTGATTGGAATCATCGACAGACAGATCAATTTCCTCGATCGCCTCGTTGAGGACTTGATCGGCCTAACCCGTGTCCAGACTGGAAAGCTAAGTATTGCCTACGAAAATGTCGTGCTCCAGGAGGTTCTTTTTGAGGTACTCAACAGTAGTCGCGAATCTGCAACGGCCAAAGGAATTGTTATCTGGGAAGTCATGCCACCTGTGCCAATTTACGTCGATGTCGACTTCAGAAGGTTCCAGCAGGTAATATTGAATCTACTTAACAATGCAATAAAGTACACAGCTGCCGGCGGTAACGTGTGGCTAACGGCTACCGTCGATCAAACTCATTTCCTATGCTATGTGAAGGACGACGGTCAGGGCATCGGCGACAGCCTATTGCCTAAAATCTTTGAGGTCTTTACACAAGCCGATACACGCAAAGCCAGCCGTGGTGAGGGACTTGGTATCGGTCTAGCGGTAGTTAAAGAAATCGTATCGTTACACCAAGGAAATGTAGAAGTTAAAAGCGATGGGGAAGGCAAGGGCAGCGAATTTATTGTACGCCTCCCGCTTCACCGGCCTTTCGCCTTCGGGTCAGAACCGTTGGTCAACGGTCCTTCATAAAACTGGACAGGTAAGACAGATTTAAAAACTTTTTGCCTGCTACAGTCTCGTCAAAATTTTTCATTCCTCTTACAATGCGGTGCCAGCGGCCAGGCAACTTCGAAGGCGGATTGGCATGCGCGTTCCCTCGGTTCCACAACGCAATGGCCGCCCGCAACCGCAGCTCCGAGGCCGCAGTTTGTACACATTTTGATAAGGCAAATGCGCAACACCGTGAGAACATTTTCCATAAGGAAATGAAAATTTCTGTACTTAGGCGTATCCTGTAACCATAACTCATCTGCGCCTAACAAGCATTATTCTAGAACACTTATGGTAGAACACTCATGTGCCGCTCGTCGCGTGCTGGTCGTCGACGACAACATCGACGCAGCGGATTTGGTCGCCGAGTTTATGGCATTTCAAGGATATGAGATCGCCGTTGCCTACGGCGGGGAAGAGGCGATCAAGATAGCCGAGACTTTCGGACCCAATCTTATTTTTCTCGACTTGGGCATGCCTGGCATGGACGGATACCAAGTGGTGTCGGCGTTACGCCACGCTGAGTGGTTTCCACCGACGCGGATCGTTGCACTCACGGCTTGGGGCGATCAAGATTCGCGTGAGCGGACAAAGACTGGCGGCTTTGACGCGCATTTGGTAAAGCCCGCACGCTTGGAAAATTTGATCGCTCAAGCGCAGTTGCTTTGATGAAGTAGTGTCCATGGTCGGGCTGCCGTTGAAATTTCGCTCGTACTGCTGCGCTGGGTCATCCAAATGTGCTGCGAGAATTGCCTTGAATGAATCACAACAGGACTCATCAATTCTTGACTAAACAAAACCGCGTTTTCTAACCGCTCACGTCTGGCCGATGTCAGCCGTTTTACTAAGGACGGTAAATTCCCTAATTGCAAAGCCACTAACGTTCAGGTCCGTTAGCAGCTGTCCCAACGCAGACACTCATAGATAGCAGACTTATGTTAGCCCCTGATGAGAGATGTTCAATTT
Proteins encoded in this region:
- a CDS encoding HAMP domain-containing sensor histidine kinase, which translates into the protein MHPILINTLPAYYDNIAEAITPTYPRLTAAAGTSIAAEHGGERARITEYDQQALISEYQIFRWVIFDVLYREGVQLEPLEVLIINESLDGAIKDAVQAFSLVGSALRERFAAALAHDLRNPLTAAMMVLDFIAVTDDPVEVKNMVRKAQKNLMRIDGMIHELLDTMSFHSGSSLSLQLSNFEVLDVVKEVQGEKIVKEGLHIQSGTTPVTGWWDRAALKRAIENIIGNAIKYRTSGTSITIKINEAHQRLLLTVHNVGQPIPPDEQEDIFQMYRRADATKRNEEGWGIGLPYVRAVAESHGGSIAVDSSVERGTTFCIDIPVDCRPLKDSPSVALPT
- a CDS encoding PAS domain S-box protein — protein: MQQISSDKRLRLLFNNAIEQAMIMLDRDGSIVEWSPGAEKLLGWSADEALGQPLAMIFTDEDRETGAPKDELNTALALGDSTDVRWHKRKDGSSIFCDGTVHKIVDENSQALLGFGKIMRQAYALDEQLPSEGSSSTNEQRSFLAAVLESVDSGIIACDREGKLTFFNETARSIHGLDEAPLHFEQWAEQYNLYRPDGISRLPIDEIPLYRALMGERVDDAKIVVKRPDGMRHHFEVSGRPLKDSGGAILGAVISMHDVTPLLDVEAARANTVLEYGKRMSAQASEARMRQAQLQLQVATEAAQLGIWTWDITNDIGSWENARMYDIFGIPPNSPALNGAALMADSLHPDDIEKFTQAMDDSVHQGKRFHFIGRYRRFGEPTDRWVELAGVVQPENVEGKVVLIGTAADITLRKDLENTIEDARLRLAATLAAGEVATWIWNLKTDRLIGDRNLAQLFGVPYETIVDAPMTLYTDAIHPDDAVDVARQLQHAVDTGEPYRTNFRLAREDGTRWVSARGRVETDDADRPIAVAGVLLDITPQKVAEAELRIAQERYRTLITSMDEAFAIVQVLVDAQGVPIDYRFEEVNPAFEQQSGLANAAGKTIREMVPDIESRWIDVYGRVALTREPARFTEHSAAMGYWWDVYATPMGESGERRIAILFTDITAKTAAQDHLRELAADLSETNRHKTEFLATLAHELRNPLAPMRTGLDLMRMSGKPMMNGAKVLDMMDRQMRQIVHLIDDLMDLSRINSGKIVLKNERVDLNCLLANAVETASPSIEAARHELQVHLPNETIVIDADSTRLAQVFSNLLSNAVKYTPSGGRITLSAEREGDTAVVTVVDTGMGIALDEQTHVFDMFSQVSRNMGRAQGGLGIGLSLVRSLVEMHGGTIAVSSPGIDKGATFIVSLPASSGASSEVSGNASYGSPRLPTHIGLRVLVADDNVDAAELLSDLLKMSGHETKTVNDGLEAVNQIVASKPDIAILDIGMPGLNGYEVARKVRMTPGLDDIVLVALTGWGGELDRSRAKEAGFDSHLTKPAGLPELSRVIDQAIKQNNAGREV
- a CDS encoding sensor histidine kinase KdpD, whose product is MVDLWRSTPNPDEPGRWHGWEQLLDADGNLLSENPVARAVKRAAPVSMDVIAQARGEGAIRATVFSRPVRDGSGEVVGALCAVSVSGPADSSHAKERAAFLSILSHELRNPLSPIISAAAVLRKTTSDPAVAKMVDIVDRQAKQLARFVTDLLDASRLHRAEEVPCELCETQLSAVLDAALDPLGPILKSRGQTLSENVVDRFAKLRCDPSRVAQALSNILRNASFHSPDGAEITLKVYSDGDKLMLVVDDHGAGINAELAKRAAEPFVQGAPPVGRAPSGAGLGLAIARSVCLAHGGVMTLNDGTNGCGAHVELVLPIMASST
- a CDS encoding PAS domain-containing sensor histidine kinase → MVDLPNGSSQKELENAFLQVILSDTQEFGVLFYNEDLSITGWNNGAQFITGWAADEVIGQPTGMLFLPEDRQNKLDVHEAQLARVVGAAQDERWHIRKDSARYWSSGVSLPLSGTDGQPNGFVKVFRDATHLRTRTQYLENLVQEADVQMSEKNVFIGTIAHEMRNPLSPLKSAVELIKRSAGDNAGHLHLIGIIDRQINFLDRLVEDLIGLTRVQTGKLSIAYENVVLQEVLFEVLNSSRESATAKGIVIWEVMPPVPIYVDVDFRRFQQVILNLLNNAIKYTAAGGNVWLTATVDQTHFLCYVKDDGQGIGDSLLPKIFEVFTQADTRKASRGEGLGIGLAVVKEIVSLHQGNVEVKSDGEGKGSEFIVRLPLHRPFAFGSEPLVNGPS
- a CDS encoding response regulator — its product is MLVVDDNIDAADLVAEFMAFQGYEIAVAYGGEEAIKIAETFGPNLIFLDLGMPGMDGYQVVSALRHAEWFPPTRIVALTAWGDQDSRERTKTGGFDAHLVKPARLENLIAQAQLL